One genomic segment of Oscillospiraceae bacterium includes these proteins:
- a CDS encoding phage terminase large subunit family protein: MTNSNDTSRLNISLAKVLAGMKPPDDLTVTKWAEKNRRLSAESAAEVGLWRTERTPYLREPMDAFTDSKVRRIVMVAASQVGKSEFLNNTIGYIIDQDPGSVLFVHPTTIDAREYSKLRIAPMFRDCPVLKKKVSDPKRRDSGNTILQKSYPGGILTLCGSTEAHALASKPIRYILGDERDRWATSAGNEGDPWDLARARQTTFYNSKALEVSTPTIKNASAIEASYAEGTMERWKTQCPHCGGYYEITFEDIRYEYAEKVVAGRKTYRVTKVWYVCHGCGCISDEATVKRQPAHWEADNPDAYAQGVRSFWLNAFVSAWASWESIILRYLSAIGSSRKLQVVFNTCFGLLWEDRGDLEDEDSLLSRREEYPAELPEGVLVLTCGVDTQDDRLEYEIVGHGHFGETWGVKKGIIMGRPDDAETWAALDDVIDHTYRFEGGAGLRISMTMIDDGGHFTQDVRLQCRARLGKKVFAVRGRGGDGIPYTRPPKKQKIVVGKKFVGTCWQYEIGVDAGKQIIMDNLRVQAPGVKYTHFPKRDDYGPAFFKGLLSERLVYKPQQKNRWKWEVIPGHERNEALDCRNYALAAFKALPVDLDAMDRRIKQAKKERHNMVEDVPRPPAQRPSQKKSKGAGTLKKYYDEW, from the coding sequence ATGACGAACAGTAACGACACGTCCCGGCTGAATATTTCCCTGGCGAAAGTTCTTGCAGGCATGAAGCCGCCCGACGATCTGACGGTAACGAAATGGGCTGAGAAAAACCGCCGCCTGTCCGCCGAGAGCGCCGCCGAGGTGGGCCTATGGCGAACGGAGCGCACGCCGTATCTACGCGAACCCATGGATGCCTTTACCGACTCGAAGGTGAGGCGCATCGTCATGGTGGCTGCGTCTCAAGTTGGCAAGTCAGAATTTTTAAACAACACCATAGGGTACATCATAGACCAGGATCCCGGAAGCGTCCTGTTCGTGCACCCCACCACAATCGATGCCCGCGAATATTCAAAGCTTCGCATAGCGCCGATGTTTCGCGACTGCCCTGTGCTCAAGAAGAAGGTGTCAGATCCCAAACGGCGCGACAGCGGGAATACCATCCTCCAAAAAAGTTACCCGGGCGGCATACTGACGCTATGTGGTTCCACCGAGGCGCATGCGCTCGCGTCCAAGCCTATCCGATACATTTTGGGCGACGAGCGCGACCGCTGGGCGACGTCGGCCGGCAATGAAGGCGACCCCTGGGATCTGGCCCGAGCCAGACAGACGACTTTTTACAACTCGAAGGCCCTGGAAGTTTCCACACCCACCATCAAGAACGCCAGCGCGATCGAAGCCTCATATGCGGAAGGCACGATGGAACGCTGGAAAACACAGTGCCCTCACTGTGGCGGGTACTATGAAATCACCTTCGAGGATATACGCTACGAGTATGCGGAAAAGGTCGTCGCCGGAAGAAAAACATACAGGGTGACAAAGGTTTGGTATGTCTGCCACGGGTGTGGCTGCATATCTGACGAAGCCACCGTGAAGCGGCAGCCCGCCCACTGGGAAGCCGACAACCCGGACGCGTACGCACAAGGCGTGCGGTCCTTCTGGCTCAACGCCTTCGTATCTGCCTGGGCCAGTTGGGAAAGCATTATACTGAGGTACTTAAGCGCGATCGGCAGCAGCCGAAAGCTGCAGGTCGTGTTCAACACCTGTTTTGGTCTCTTGTGGGAGGACCGCGGAGACCTGGAGGATGAAGACAGTCTACTTTCACGGCGCGAGGAATACCCCGCCGAATTGCCCGAGGGCGTGCTCGTTTTGACGTGCGGCGTCGATACGCAGGACGACCGCCTTGAGTATGAAATCGTCGGCCATGGTCACTTCGGCGAAACGTGGGGTGTGAAAAAGGGCATCATCATGGGGCGTCCGGACGATGCCGAAACCTGGGCGGCCCTGGACGATGTGATTGATCACACTTACCGCTTCGAGGGCGGCGCCGGCCTGCGTATCTCCATGACAATGATAGATGACGGAGGTCATTTTACCCAGGACGTCCGGCTCCAATGCCGGGCACGCCTCGGCAAAAAAGTGTTTGCTGTCAGAGGGCGCGGCGGCGATGGCATCCCATATACCAGGCCGCCCAAAAAACAGAAAATTGTTGTCGGCAAAAAATTTGTTGGTACCTGCTGGCAGTACGAGATCGGTGTCGACGCCGGCAAGCAAATCATCATGGACAACCTCCGGGTGCAGGCGCCCGGAGTCAAGTACACGCATTTTCCCAAGCGGGACGATTATGGTCCCGCTTTTTTCAAGGGCCTCTTATCCGAGCGGCTTGTCTATAAGCCGCAACAGAAGAATCGCTGGAAATGGGAGGTGATCCCTGGTCACGAGCGCAATGAAGCTTTGGATTGCCGCAACTATGCCTTGGCCGCGTTCAAAGCGCTGCCCGTCGACCTCGATGCCATGGATAGACGCATCAAGCAGGCAAAAAAAGAGCGACACAACATGGTAGAGGATGTGCCGCGCCCGCCAGCACAGAGGCCGTCGCAGAAGAAGAGCAAGGGCGCGGGCACGCTGAAAAAATATTATGACGAGTGGTAA
- a CDS encoding phage portal protein, which produces MEEKKALRRAAPQAKGYREAGASETRRALKGFIARSGPPNEDINWNNYTLRQRSRMLYMASPVATSAINTNRTKVVGTGLALKSSINRDMLSLSPEAARIWQRTTEAEFALWSSKKENVDATAVNNFEGLQQLAFKSWLMSGDSFALFKRCAATPTNPYTLRIHIVEADRVGTPTDGGRSVTFSPRFTDGMNPSNQNKIYDGVEVDKNGRIVAYYIRNTYPNQITAEETRWTRVEACGAKTGLPNILHIMDSERPDQYRGVPYLAQVIEPLLQLRRYTESELMAALVQSFFTAWIKTKTDPTDIPMNETGPGDVVGIPDDQPEDVSENDSEYEMGPGTVLHLEENEEVVFGQPNVPTAGFDSFVKAICRLVGAALELPYDVLVKEFGRSYSASRGALLEAWEAFKMRRKWFVDDFCQPVFEVWLSEAVARGRIKAPGFFDDPRVRAAWCGARWIGPVQGQLDPTKESRANEIHVAHGWKTNEQVAREMGGGDWEDNADQLKIENKRLTDAKSSIAAASPDKPGENAADEEEDEGASDEFL; this is translated from the coding sequence TTGGAAGAGAAAAAGGCGCTCCGGCGTGCTGCCCCACAAGCAAAAGGATACAGAGAAGCAGGCGCAAGTGAAACGCGGCGCGCCCTCAAAGGATTTATCGCGCGTAGCGGCCCGCCGAATGAAGACATCAACTGGAACAACTATACTCTTCGGCAGCGTTCCCGAATGCTCTACATGGCGTCCCCGGTGGCCACATCGGCCATCAACACGAACAGGACAAAGGTGGTTGGAACTGGACTCGCATTAAAGAGTTCCATCAACCGTGACATGCTGAGCCTCTCTCCGGAGGCGGCGAGGATATGGCAGCGAACGACAGAGGCTGAGTTTGCCCTGTGGTCGTCGAAGAAAGAGAACGTCGACGCCACCGCCGTCAACAATTTTGAGGGCCTACAGCAGCTCGCCTTCAAGTCATGGCTCATGTCGGGCGACTCCTTCGCGTTGTTTAAGCGGTGCGCCGCGACGCCGACGAACCCCTACACGCTGCGCATTCACATCGTTGAGGCCGACCGGGTGGGCACCCCGACAGACGGAGGAAGATCCGTCACATTTTCACCGCGCTTCACGGATGGCATGAACCCGAGCAATCAAAATAAAATTTACGATGGTGTGGAGGTCGACAAAAACGGCAGAATTGTCGCCTATTATATCCGCAATACTTACCCGAATCAGATCACGGCCGAAGAGACCCGGTGGACGCGCGTGGAGGCGTGCGGAGCGAAAACAGGCCTTCCGAACATTTTGCACATCATGGACTCGGAGCGCCCGGATCAATACCGGGGCGTGCCCTATCTCGCGCAGGTCATCGAGCCCCTGCTGCAGCTGCGCAGATATACCGAGAGTGAGCTGATGGCCGCCCTTGTCCAGAGTTTTTTCACGGCCTGGATCAAAACAAAAACCGATCCGACCGACATCCCGATGAATGAAACCGGCCCCGGCGACGTCGTCGGCATCCCGGACGACCAACCGGAAGACGTTTCGGAAAACGACAGCGAATACGAAATGGGGCCGGGCACGGTGCTGCACCTGGAGGAAAACGAGGAGGTCGTCTTCGGGCAGCCGAATGTCCCGACCGCCGGCTTCGACAGCTTTGTGAAGGCGATATGCCGTCTTGTTGGAGCCGCCCTAGAGCTCCCCTACGATGTACTCGTGAAAGAGTTCGGCCGCTCCTATTCCGCCTCCCGCGGCGCTCTTCTGGAGGCGTGGGAGGCGTTTAAAATGAGACGAAAGTGGTTCGTCGACGACTTCTGCCAGCCGGTCTTTGAGGTTTGGCTTTCCGAAGCGGTCGCCCGGGGCCGCATCAAGGCCCCGGGATTTTTCGACGACCCGCGCGTCCGGGCCGCCTGGTGCGGCGCGCGCTGGATCGGGCCGGTGCAGGGGCAGCTTGATCCAACGAAGGAATCCAGGGCCAACGAAATCCATGTGGCGCACGGCTGGAAAACCAACGAGCAGGTCGCCCGCGAAATGGGCGGCGGTGACTGGGAGGACAATGCCGACCAGCTCAAGATTGAAAACAAACGGCTGACCGACGCGAAGAGCAGCATTGCCGCGGCGTCGCCTGATAAGCCGGGCGAGAATGCTGCTGACGAGGAGGAAGATGAGGGTGCCAGTGACGAATTTCTTTAA
- a CDS encoding Clp protease ClpP, with protein MPVTNFFKNAFRPRKPPAVNIRRECYAMSMAAGLDAEIQFYGEIVRTRPVDWWTGEPVPGDFIMLDEFLKDLTSISGAKTLLMRIDSIGGDSEVSIVVHNRLRELPAKKTARIDGVAMSGGTHITCAADVIQVNPASQFMIHKCWAYFRGGYNADELRAFADGLDPTDKSQVAIYKARTGKSEEELLAMMSKTTTFVGQEIIDAGFADEMLDAAGDALEIAASADGRRLLVNGRTLRMAPFAKPPEGLKVAEPAGANKASQKQLSVGENQEGGSFMATNFEELSTENPELANQLMAEARAAASASAAEAERLRLEEIDSIAALYDDETVREAKYGKTPCSAQEMAFRAAQAAAQKGGKFVADLEADAKASGAAEVGAAPSGEEEGGPLTPAQRMAAGRADAKKTLNKEEK; from the coding sequence GTGCCAGTGACGAATTTCTTTAAAAACGCATTCCGACCGAGAAAGCCTCCCGCGGTGAATATCCGGCGCGAATGCTACGCCATGTCGATGGCGGCCGGACTGGATGCCGAGATTCAGTTCTACGGTGAGATTGTGAGGACGCGCCCGGTCGACTGGTGGACAGGCGAACCTGTGCCGGGCGACTTCATCATGCTCGACGAATTTCTTAAGGACCTGACGTCCATCTCGGGGGCCAAAACGCTGCTGATGCGTATTGACAGCATCGGGGGCGATTCGGAAGTATCCATTGTCGTCCACAACCGGCTCCGGGAGCTTCCGGCCAAAAAGACCGCCCGTATCGACGGCGTCGCCATGTCTGGCGGCACTCACATCACCTGCGCCGCTGATGTCATTCAGGTTAACCCAGCCAGCCAGTTCATGATTCACAAGTGCTGGGCCTACTTCAGGGGAGGGTACAACGCCGACGAGCTCCGGGCATTTGCGGACGGGCTCGATCCGACGGACAAATCCCAAGTGGCAATTTACAAGGCCCGGACGGGCAAATCAGAAGAGGAATTGCTTGCCATGATGTCGAAGACGACGACCTTTGTCGGACAGGAAATCATCGACGCCGGCTTTGCCGATGAGATGCTCGATGCGGCCGGAGATGCGCTGGAGATCGCGGCCAGCGCCGACGGGCGGCGACTGCTCGTGAATGGGAGGACGCTGCGTATGGCACCTTTCGCCAAACCGCCGGAGGGCCTCAAAGTAGCCGAACCCGCTGGGGCGAATAAAGCAAGCCAAAAACAGTTATCTGTGGGCGAAAATCAAGAAGGAGGATCTTTCATGGCAACGAACTTTGAAGAACTCAGCACTGAAAACCCAGAACTCGCGAATCAGCTCATGGCCGAGGCTCGGGCCGCCGCGTCCGCAAGTGCCGCCGAGGCTGAGCGGCTCAGACTTGAAGAGATCGACTCAATCGCCGCTCTTTACGACGACGAAACCGTGCGCGAAGCTAAGTACGGCAAAACTCCCTGCTCGGCGCAGGAGATGGCCTTCCGCGCGGCTCAGGCCGCCGCCCAAAAGGGTGGGAAGTTCGTCGCGGACCTCGAAGCCGACGCCAAAGCGTCCGGCGCCGCAGAGGTCGGAGCCGCCCCCAGCGGGGAGGAAGAGGGCGGACCCCTCACGCCCGCGCAGCGCATGGCGGCCGGCAGGGCCGACGCGAAGAAAACGCTGAACAAGGAGGAGAAGTAA
- a CDS encoding head decoration protein, which produces MDTHLSRKVGEVKYDKLIAGITPPVHVNSGTIRKLATAADYARGTVLAKSSGSAGDGQLVILGTAAAQNETLTPDCILCDDAGIGTANAENAAVYTAGCFNIDALIVKSGYTLSEADKDKLRERGIYLGAVWPD; this is translated from the coding sequence ATGGATACTCACCTCAGTCGCAAAGTTGGAGAAGTGAAGTACGATAAGCTGATCGCCGGCATCACGCCGCCCGTGCATGTCAACTCCGGGACCATCAGGAAGCTCGCCACCGCCGCCGACTATGCGCGCGGTACCGTGCTCGCAAAGTCCTCCGGCTCCGCGGGAGACGGCCAGCTCGTGATCCTTGGCACCGCAGCCGCCCAAAACGAGACGCTCACTCCGGACTGCATCCTGTGCGACGACGCCGGCATCGGCACCGCCAACGCTGAGAATGCCGCCGTCTATACGGCGGGCTGTTTCAATATCGACGCCTTGATCGTCAAGAGCGGGTATACCCTGTCCGAGGCCGACAAAGACAAGCTGCGCGAACGCGGGATCTATCTCGGAGCCGTCTGGCCCGACTAA
- a CDS encoding major capsid protein, translated as MPRNIDLFDTYYMAGMVQEIVPEMTFFRDRYFGTNPGTDIFAANKVLVEYRDGSRKLAPFVVERAGDIPMARGGYEAHEFEPPHILPSKLLSLDDLRLRGFGEALYSGATPAERARALQLRDLSDLDLSITRREEWMSVQTMVNNGCAMVAYIDDKTKGKTYDVFYYNMSESNPARYTVGDEWDDTNGNFWGDVEAMCAMLADRGLPAADLVIGSTVGQFILSDEIAAKRLDNRRMEFGRIAPEISSPGVSWLGRLNFGGFELDIFSARETYEDDAGATQRYFPAKSAMVTAPGCGHMMYAQITQIEPDEQYYTFALRRVPKFVVNRDKDTRKLRLGARPLAAPLRKAPWIYAANVVK; from the coding sequence ATGCCGCGCAACATTGACCTTTTCGACACCTACTACATGGCGGGCATGGTGCAGGAGATCGTCCCGGAGATGACATTCTTCCGCGACCGCTACTTCGGGACCAACCCCGGCACCGATATCTTCGCCGCAAACAAAGTTCTCGTGGAATACAGAGACGGCAGTCGCAAGCTCGCCCCCTTTGTGGTGGAGCGCGCCGGGGATATCCCCATGGCCCGCGGAGGCTACGAAGCGCACGAATTCGAGCCGCCTCACATCCTGCCGTCGAAACTGCTGTCCCTGGACGATCTCCGACTGCGCGGGTTCGGAGAGGCCCTGTACTCCGGCGCTACCCCGGCCGAGCGCGCCCGCGCGCTGCAGCTCAGAGATCTTTCCGACCTCGACCTGAGCATCACCCGCCGCGAGGAATGGATGTCCGTGCAAACCATGGTCAACAACGGGTGCGCCATGGTGGCATACATTGACGACAAAACCAAGGGCAAGACGTACGATGTGTTTTACTACAACATGTCCGAGAGCAATCCGGCCCGCTACACGGTCGGCGACGAGTGGGACGACACAAACGGAAACTTCTGGGGCGACGTGGAGGCTATGTGCGCGATGCTCGCGGACCGCGGCCTGCCCGCCGCCGATCTCGTGATCGGGTCGACCGTCGGACAGTTCATCTTGTCTGACGAAATCGCAGCCAAACGCCTCGACAATCGGCGCATGGAGTTCGGTCGTATAGCGCCGGAGATCAGCTCCCCGGGCGTGTCCTGGCTGGGCCGCTTGAATTTTGGCGGTTTTGAGTTGGACATCTTCTCCGCGCGCGAAACCTACGAGGACGACGCCGGCGCGACCCAGCGCTACTTCCCCGCGAAGAGCGCGATGGTCACCGCGCCCGGCTGCGGCCACATGATGTACGCGCAGATCACGCAGATTGAGCCGGACGAGCAGTACTACACCTTCGCGCTTCGGCGCGTGCCCAAGTTTGTTGTGAATCGAGACAAGGACACCCGGAAACTGCGCCTTGGCGCCCGGCCGCTCGCCGCGCCCCTGCGGAAGGCGCCGTGGATCTATGCGGCCAACGTGGTGAAGTAA
- a CDS encoding phage tail protein: MPNHGVFVSEQATSLGTPVTAASGIPFVVGVAPIQSAESPAAPGTPVLCNGFDEALEKLGYSDDWANYTLCEFMHSHFSLYGMGPIIFCNLLAPATMKSSVAAANVSVTSHQAKLPITAINDATLVVKASGGAGSAYVKGTDYSTYYSGEFLVVELVSGSAHYAEASLNIAYTQVTPASVNAAAVAAGLESIEKCLSIFGVVPDLICAPGFSDAPAVAAVMAVKAAGINGMFRAKALIDISSAASGGATSYTAAMVLKGTNNFIDENEIVCWPMLKLGERTYHMSTQLAGLITKVDAGNEGCPYESPSNKNFQCDSLVLASGETLSQTKAQADALNAAGIVTALNFVNGWACWGNYTGCYPANNDVKDYLIPVARMFDWVGNTCIRTFWNKLDRPMNRRLVDTIVDATNIWLNGLVGGGYLLGARVEFREDENPLSDLMAGIIRLHIYMTPPSPAQEVDFVIEYDASYVAAALQG, from the coding sequence ATGCCAAACCATGGAGTTTTTGTATCCGAGCAGGCGACCAGCCTCGGCACTCCTGTGACGGCCGCCTCAGGCATCCCGTTCGTCGTCGGCGTAGCGCCCATCCAGAGCGCGGAATCTCCGGCCGCTCCGGGTACGCCGGTGCTCTGCAACGGTTTCGACGAGGCGCTCGAAAAGCTGGGCTACTCGGACGATTGGGCCAACTATACCCTGTGCGAGTTCATGCACTCGCACTTCAGCCTTTATGGTATGGGGCCGATCATCTTCTGTAACCTGCTCGCGCCCGCGACGATGAAGTCCTCTGTCGCCGCCGCGAATGTGAGCGTCACCAGTCATCAGGCGAAGCTTCCCATCACGGCCATCAATGACGCGACGCTCGTCGTCAAGGCGTCCGGAGGCGCCGGGAGCGCCTATGTCAAGGGAACCGACTACAGCACCTATTACTCAGGGGAATTCCTCGTGGTGGAGCTGGTGTCGGGCAGCGCGCACTATGCGGAGGCGTCTCTCAACATCGCGTACACACAGGTGACGCCCGCCTCCGTCAACGCGGCCGCCGTCGCCGCCGGCCTGGAGAGCATCGAAAAGTGCCTATCGATCTTCGGCGTCGTGCCGGATCTCATCTGCGCCCCCGGTTTCTCCGATGCGCCGGCTGTGGCGGCCGTCATGGCCGTCAAGGCGGCGGGCATCAACGGCATGTTCCGCGCGAAGGCGCTCATTGACATCAGCTCCGCGGCCTCCGGCGGTGCGACGTCTTACACGGCGGCGATGGTCCTCAAGGGAACGAACAATTTTATCGACGAAAACGAAATTGTCTGCTGGCCCATGTTGAAGCTTGGGGAACGGACCTATCATATGAGCACGCAGCTCGCGGGCCTCATAACGAAGGTCGACGCTGGAAACGAGGGCTGCCCCTACGAAAGCCCATCAAACAAAAACTTTCAGTGCGACTCCCTTGTGCTCGCCTCCGGCGAGACCCTGAGCCAGACGAAAGCGCAAGCAGACGCCTTGAACGCCGCGGGCATCGTGACGGCGCTCAATTTCGTGAATGGATGGGCGTGCTGGGGCAACTATACGGGTTGCTATCCCGCCAACAACGATGTAAAGGACTACCTCATCCCGGTCGCCCGGATGTTCGACTGGGTGGGGAATACCTGCATCCGGACATTCTGGAATAAACTTGACAGGCCCATGAACCGGAGGCTTGTCGACACCATTGTAGACGCGACCAATATCTGGTTAAACGGCCTTGTCGGGGGCGGCTACCTCCTTGGGGCGAGGGTGGAATTTCGCGAAGACGAGAACCCGCTTTCGGACCTCATGGCCGGCATCATAAGACTGCACATCTACATGACGCCGCCGTCTCCGGCTCAGGAAGTAGACTTTGTCATCGAATACGACGCCAGCTATGTGGCCGCCGCGCTGCAAGGCTAG
- a CDS encoding phage major tail tube protein, giving the protein MPKFDEHVINLAVYEDGVEYVGLAKATLPDLTALIQSVTGAGIAGTVEAVVLGHYEAMTLGLNFRTTTAQAIRLSEPRRHTIDLRTPQQIEDTVAGALKVQDVKHVFVVIPKKDSGGTIAPASPTDGSGEYAVRYWATYLDGIKKREIDPLNFICYINGVDYLAPVRAALGK; this is encoded by the coding sequence ATGCCGAAATTCGACGAACACGTAATCAATCTCGCGGTCTATGAAGATGGTGTCGAGTATGTTGGCCTGGCCAAGGCGACACTGCCCGACCTGACGGCGCTCATCCAGAGCGTGACCGGGGCCGGTATCGCGGGGACTGTCGAGGCCGTTGTACTCGGGCATTATGAGGCCATGACACTGGGGCTCAACTTTCGGACCACCACGGCGCAGGCGATCCGGCTGTCAGAACCGCGGCGCCATACCATTGACCTGCGCACCCCGCAGCAGATCGAAGACACGGTGGCCGGCGCCCTGAAGGTGCAAGACGTCAAACATGTTTTCGTGGTCATTCCGAAAAAAGATTCCGGGGGGACCATCGCGCCCGCATCCCCCACCGACGGCTCCGGCGAGTACGCCGTGCGGTACTGGGCCACATACCTCGACGGCATAAAAAAGCGGGAGATCGACCCGCTCAACTTCATCTGCTATATCAATGGCGTGGACTATCTGGCCCCCGTGCGAGCAGCCCTCGGCAAGTAA
- a CDS encoding phage tail assembly protein, translated as MYESNLNNPNVVDAVDPDELSVAEKEAESSTGTYTHKFRIPYTYQGKTYTELTFDWDSLTGRDGLAAETELQALGIAMIVPTFSGPYLIRIAARACTKTIGADAFEYMPITDYNRIRSAARSFLLASE; from the coding sequence ATGTATGAGAGCAACCTGAACAACCCCAATGTCGTCGACGCCGTCGACCCGGACGAGCTTTCCGTCGCGGAAAAAGAGGCCGAGAGCAGCACGGGAACCTACACGCACAAATTCCGCATTCCCTACACCTATCAGGGGAAAACGTATACAGAGCTCACGTTCGACTGGGACAGCCTCACCGGGCGGGACGGCCTCGCCGCCGAGACGGAGCTGCAGGCGCTCGGGATTGCGATGATCGTGCCGACGTTCTCGGGGCCCTACCTGATCCGCATAGCCGCGCGGGCCTGCACGAAGACCATCGGGGCCGACGCCTTCGAGTACATGCCCATCACTGACTACAACCGGATCCGGAGCGCCGCGCGCTCTTTTTTATTGGCGTCGGAGTAG